AAACCGCTGTTTCGACACCAGCTGATTCGAGTTCAAAGGCGGAGCTGCTGTTTAACTCGCTCGGCAACCCCTATCAAATTGCTGACATTGCGGAAGCAGCGAATCCGGCTACAGTCTACATTCAGGTAACCTGGCCTGCACAAGAGGAAACCCCAAGGTATTGGCGTTATGATCCATTTAGTTTCTTTTTTGGTTTTGACTTTTGGGGATTGCAGCCATCACCGTCTGCACGGGAGAGGATCACCCAGGGCAGCGGGTTTATTATCGATGAAAAAGGCATTGTGCTCACCAATCAGCATGTTGTTGGCGACGCAGGACAGGGTCAAAAGATTACAGTAACCATTACATCCCCAACCATCAGCGGTGACTTCCCGGCCACGGTTTTAGGTTCGGATGCCCGCTTGGACTTAGCAGTCCTCCAAATTGAAGGCGAAGGACCATTCCCAACCGTACCCCTAGGAGATTCTGACAAAGCGCGCCAAGGTGAATGGGTGATCGCCATCGGCAACCCCTACGGCAGACAGTTTGACCATACCGTAACTGTAGGTGTGCTGAGCGCTAAAGGACGGGAAATCGAGATTATCGGTTCTGACCGCACAACCCAAACCTATAAAAACTTGATGCAGATCGATGCCGCCATTAACAGCGGTAACTCCGGCGGACCCCTGCTTAACATTAAAGGTGAAGTAATTGGCATTAACACAGCAGTTCACGCAGAAGCCCAAGGAATTGGTTTTGCTATTCCCATCAATGTTGCCAAAGAAGTGCTTGAGGAGCTGATTGAAACCGGGGGGGTAGCCCTGCCGCCTGAGCCCTGGCTTGGCATTTACTACGGCAGCGTTACCGATGATATCCGCGATTATTTCAGTCTCCCTGATGCGCGAGGAGTATTTATCAGCAGAGTAGTGGCCGGCTCTCCGGCTGCCGAAGCGGGAATTCAACCCGGAGACGTAATCCTCCGCATCAACCAGCGCGAGATTGTGGAGCAGGATGATCTAGCCGAGGTAATTGCAGAATGTAAAGTCGGCGACACAATTATGCTCTACCTCATCCGCA
The window above is part of the Bacillota bacterium genome. Proteins encoded here:
- a CDS encoding trypsin-like serine protease, with amino-acid sequence MQRKRLSLTLVVTLLLVVGLFAVSQIPNMQIFAQEEQQPQTAVSTPADSSSKAELLFNSLGNPYQIADIAEAANPATVYIQVTWPAQEETPRYWRYDPFSFFFGFDFWGLQPSPSARERITQGSGFIIDEKGIVLTNQHVVGDAGQGQKITVTITSPTISGDFPATVLGSDARLDLAVLQIEGEGPFPTVPLGDSDKARQGEWVIAIGNPYGRQFDHTVTVGVLSAKGREIEIIGSDRTTQTYKNLMQIDAAINSGNSGGPLLNIKGEVIGINTAVHAEAQGIGFAIPINVAKEVLEELIETGGVALPPEPWLGIYYGSVTDDIRDYFSLPDARGVFISRVVAGSPAAEAGIQPGDVILRINQREIVEQDDLAEVIAECKVGDTIMLYLIRNGDSLLLPVTLGDKPQELRN